A single Arcanobacterium canis DNA region contains:
- a CDS encoding DUF2087 domain-containing protein, giving the protein MGSTHIRQEKRNGDFTVNSALGKDQTQAIKRVRIITSSIANPNFRAKLARLLMSHENFTSFSNDNLPFDWAHNGIIDTTCLRNTIAELENVLSEDLIAHVKRIDTLPQDEDQILVLSRKLVTTVFTRIHPRTKLSESELNCALAMFVRDVARVRRACVDAGILQRSRDGSTYQLNTEK; this is encoded by the coding sequence GTGGGCAGTACTCACATTCGGCAAGAAAAACGCAACGGAGACTTCACTGTGAACTCAGCTCTTGGGAAAGACCAAACGCAGGCAATCAAACGCGTGCGCATTATCACCTCATCAATCGCAAACCCGAATTTTCGTGCCAAACTTGCTCGTTTACTCATGAGCCACGAAAATTTCACTTCCTTCAGCAATGACAATCTTCCATTTGACTGGGCACACAATGGAATAATCGATACCACGTGCCTGCGAAATACCATCGCAGAACTTGAAAACGTCCTATCTGAAGATCTCATTGCACACGTCAAAAGAATTGATACTCTTCCACAAGACGAGGATCAAATTCTTGTTCTTTCCCGCAAGCTCGTTACTACTGTTTTCACACGCATTCACCCACGCACTAAACTCAGCGAATCAGAATTAAACTGTGCTCTCGCAATGTTTGTTCGAGATGTTGCACGTGTGCGCAGAGCGTGCGTAGATGCAGGAATACTCCAACGCAGTAGGGACGGAAGCACCTACCAGCTCAACACAGAAAAATAG